The genome window TCAGGGGGGGATACGATTCGACTGGGCTATCCGGAGGTCGGAGATGAGGCGGTGCTCTTGGCGCGGAAACTTCCGGGGGTTCCCATTCTCATGGCCGCGGATCGCGTTGAGGGGTGCCAGGTGGCGATTCGCGAATTCGGGGCTCAAGTCATCATGCTGGACGACGGCTTCCAGCATCTCCGGGTCGAGCGAGACCTCGATATCCTTCTCCTCGACCAAGAAAATCCCTTCGGGTACGGTTATCTTCTACCTCGAGGGCTCTTGCGGGAGCCAGTGCGGGCCCTAGAGCGGGCAGATCTCGTAGTGGTGACGGCCGCTGGTGACGGGGGAGAACCTTTGGAATTTCCACGTGTGGTCCGCCCTGCTGGTTCGACGCCCGTGCTTCAAGCGGCATTTACCCCCACCGTCTTGACCAACACGAAGACCGGAGAGACAGTCGATGAGGAGGACCTCCGCCGCGAGCAAGTCATCGCCTTCTGTGGGATTGCGAACCCGCCGGCCTTTGAGCGGACCCTCCGGTCGCTCGGGATATTTCCCAAGCCTCACCTGATCTTCCCAGATCATCACCCGTATGATTCCTCGGATCTTTTGGAAATCGCGCAGCGGATGGAGGAGGTGGGGGCGAAGGTTGCCCTGACGACTGAAAAGGACGCCGTTCGCCTCGAAAAAATGTCCCCCCACTTTCCCATCGTTACTCTAGGGGTGAAACTCGTTCTCACTGTGGGGCACCCGGAGTTCAAGCAATGCTTGGATGCCTTGTTTCCTTAGCAAGACCGCGAGGTCTTGGCTGACTACTGATACATTTACATGTAAAAGCCATGAAGGTCATCGAGCGAAAGGTGCTTGATCCGGCTCAGGTCCACCGTATTCTGATCCGGGGTGTGAACTGGGTCGGGGACGCGGTGATGACCACGCCCGCCATCGCCGGGATTCGGAAGACGTTTCCCACTGCAAAGATCTCTCTTTTGGTGAAGCCGTGGGTTGCAGGGGTCTTTGAAGGGAGCCCGCACATTGACGAGATCCTCCTCTACGACCAGGAAGGCCGTCATGCAGGATTGTCCGGATTGCTGCGCCTGGCCCACGAGCTTCGGAACTACCGGTTTGACGTGGCCATCTTGCTTCAGAATGCTTTTGAGGCAGCTCTTCTCACATCCCTGGCCCGAATCCCCCACCGGGTTGGCTATAAAACCCAGGGAAGAGGCTTTCTCCTCACCAAGGCGGTGCTCCCGGATCATTCGACGAGAGCGCTTCATCACGTGGAGTATTACCAGACTCTCCTGAGGGTATCCGGCTGGCGAGAGGGACAGCAGCCGCCGATACTATACCTCAGCAGTGGGGCAGAAGAGAGGGCACAGGCTCTTCTGGGGGAGGAGGGAGTGCGCTCGGAAGAATCCCTCGTTGCCTTTAGTCCGGGCTCCACCTATGGCTCTGCCAAGTGTTGGCCGGCGGATCGGTATGCGGCCCTTGCCGATCACCTGATCGAAGGCCTG of Candidatus Methylomirabilota bacterium contains these proteins:
- the lpxK gene encoding tetraacyldisaccharide 4'-kinase gives rise to the protein MNPVVYRQYLRWIAGHGPLGRPVRGVLRVASWIYGVGVVGRLGLYRTGLLRRERLSARIISIGNLTAGGTGKTPFVIFLVQEARYRGLRPAVVVRGYGGRKEGKTVVVSGGDTIRLGYPEVGDEAVLLARKLPGVPILMAADRVEGCQVAIREFGAQVIMLDDGFQHLRVERDLDILLLDQENPFGYGYLLPRGLLREPVRALERADLVVVTAAGDGGEPLEFPRVVRPAGSTPVLQAAFTPTVLTNTKTGETVDEEDLRREQVIAFCGIANPPAFERTLRSLGIFPKPHLIFPDHHPYDSSDLLEIAQRMEEVGAKVALTTEKDAVRLEKMSPHFPIVTLGVKLVLTVGHPEFKQCLDALFP
- the waaF gene encoding lipopolysaccharide heptosyltransferase II, whose translation is MKVIERKVLDPAQVHRILIRGVNWVGDAVMTTPAIAGIRKTFPTAKISLLVKPWVAGVFEGSPHIDEILLYDQEGRHAGLSGLLRLAHELRNYRFDVAILLQNAFEAALLTSLARIPHRVGYKTQGRGFLLTKAVLPDHSTRALHHVEYYQTLLRVSGWREGQQPPILYLSSGAEERAQALLGEEGVRSEESLVAFSPGSTYGSAKCWPADRYAALADHLIEGLGVRILLTGTQADGVVARDVRTLARHGERIIDLTGRTNIQLLAAVLKRCAVYVTNDTGAMHIGAAVGIPLVAIFGPTDPRTTSPVGKHVLLRHPVPCSPCLLRECPIDHRCMTNISVDQLTSSVINSYRAINKVVH